The Candidatus Thermoplasmatota archaeon nucleotide sequence GCGGCGACGCCCAATGCGTTAATAAACGGCTCGCTGAAATACCCACTTGTCTCATTTCCATTACAAGATGTAATGATAACTCTGCCCTCTTTTTTAAGGAAAGGAATGGCATTTCCGCTATGGCATGCATCTAGAACAATAAACATTCCCCCACATTCTATTTCATCTAATTCTTCGTTTAATTCTGCATATGTAATTTTATCCATACCCATCTCGATGCCCCCACCATACCCATGACCCGAGAAGTGAAAAAGAATTGTATCGTCTCGCCCGGCGCTGTTTTTGAGCCATCCCAAAGCATTAAAAAATGCATCAGAAGAATTTTCCTTTACCGCCTTTATGCTACTTTCCTTCCATCCACCAGATAATAGGGCCTGCTTCACCCCTCCTCCAAATTCATGCCCTCCAAATGCATTGTTATCTATGCACACTGCCCAAGAATGCTTTTCCTCCGAATGTACACCTCCCCACGAAAGAGAAAGAAGAACAAGAAGGAGGAGATATACAATTGCTCTCCGGTGCATTGACTAAACATTAAACGGTCAGTTGAGACCCTCTCCCAAATATGAAGAAAGTGATGTCCATCGAATCAATGGCTTCGTATCCCTCCTTGTCGTATGCTATGACTTTTAACGTATGACTACCCACCAACGGCTCACTAATTGTCCAGCTGTATGGAGCATAATAGGCGGTGTGTTTCAATGTCTTGTCCACATAAAATTCTACCTGTTTCAGAGGATTTTCATTTTCTAATGAGGTTTCAACCACTATACTTCCAATGACAATGGTATTGGGGATATCAAGGATTTTCCTGCCGAAAATATATAAGCCCCCATCAGTGGGTGATGCCGAGATACCAAGAGGCATGGCAAGAGAGAGAGGCTCAGACCAGTCGCTCTGGGCTCCATGTTCATCCTCTGCTTTAACCCGTATGTGATAACTACCCTGATAAGTCCATGAATGTTGAGCGCTAACAGCTTCTCCCGAATCGTATAATAATGTCCAACTTGTTGTGCAGTCGCCCCAGTCAAAACAGTACCTAATCTTATCTCCTTGGGGATCTGTAGTATATGTCATGTATGTGTAGGTATTCCAGATATACCCAACGGTAGGTCCAGCCGGACGCTGAGGAATGGCAGGTGCTTGATTTCCTCCCGGGATTATGGCACTTGTTGTATCTATGTCTGTCGCTCCGTCATTATCAGTAACGGTGAGAGTTACAGTATGAGTTCCTCCCATCGAGTAGCTGTGTGTAGTTACTTCCCCGCTTCCACCAGTCCCGTCTCCAAAATCCCATATATAGGAAACGATTGTTCCGTCCGGGTCATAACTCCCAGAGCCATCAAAAACGATTGTCTGCCCCACATCTCCGGAGTAAGGACCACCTGCATCTGCCACAGGATGCTGATTCGTACCAACATATGCATACGCCGAGTCAGAATCAGTTGCTCCATCATCATCTGTTACTGTAAGGGTGACGATATACGTGCCAGGGCTAGAATAGACATGCGAAGGCGTTCGTCCGCTTCCAGAATACCCATCTCCAAAACCCCATGAATACGAGACGATGTACCCATCTGAATCATAGCTGTTGCATCCATTGAAAGCAATAGGGACCCCCACATCTCCATAATATGGGCCGCCTGCATTTGCAACGGGAGCCCAATTATGCTCGTATATATATGCGTATGTTGAATCTGTATCCATTTCATAGGCGTCCGAGAGAACAGCAAGCGTGACAGTATATGTCCCCGCAGAGGGATAAACATGGGTAG carries:
- a CDS encoding PKD domain-containing protein, with product MKEKKEFVGVIMKAIPVVFVAALLSMTSIGNPIVGMQNSNLSPTADAGGPYSGWTGETIVFDGRGSYDPSGTIINYTWDFGDGHKGYGNITTHVYPSAGTYTVTLAVLSDAYEMDTDSTYAYIYEHNWAPVANAGGPYYGDVGVPIAFNGCNSYDSDGYIVSYSWGFGDGYSGSGRTPSHVYSSPGTYIVTLTVTDDDGATDSDSAYAYVGTNQHPVADAGGPYSGDVGQTIVFDGSGSYDPDGTIVSYIWDFGDGTGGSGEVTTHSYSMGGTHTVTLTVTDNDGATDIDTTSAIIPGGNQAPAIPQRPAGPTVGYIWNTYTYMTYTTDPQGDKIRYCFDWGDCTTSWTLLYDSGEAVSAQHSWTYQGSYHIRVKAEDEHGAQSDWSEPLSLAMPLGISASPTDGGLYIFGRKILDIPNTIVIGSIVVETSLENENPLKQVEFYVDKTLKHTAYYAPYSWTISEPLVGSHTLKVIAYDKEGYEAIDSMDITFFIFGRGSQLTV